In Prochlorococcus marinus str. GP2, the genomic window AAAAATTTTATAAGAGCTTTTGTTTTTTTTATATCTTTTAAACCTGGAGATATTTCAATACTGCTTGAAATATCTAGTCCATCAGGTTTTATATCTGTAAGGATTTCATTAATCCATTCAATTGATATTCCACCTGCTAACCACCAAGGTTTGCTAAAATTCAAATTTTTAAGATAAATAGGTTTTATTTTTTTTCCTGAGCCTCCATAAGTTTCTTTGTTCCAAGAATCAAGTAATATCGCATCTACAAAATCCTCAAAAGGTTTTATTTTGTCTAAGTCCTTTTCTGTCTTTATTCTAAAAGCTTTCCATAATCCAATATTCGGAATTTCCCTTTTTATTTTTTTGCAGTAATCAATATCTTCATCTCCATGTAATTGAATGATAGTCTCACTCGGATTGCCTAAAAAATTTTTTATGATTGTTTCTATTGGACAGTTTTGGACAACAGATACTCTCTCAATATTTGGATAAGAACTTTCTAGGGCTTGAAAAATTTTTTTCTTTTTTATAGCTGGTATGTACCTTGGTGACTCTTTAACCGAAATAATCCCTATGGCATGCGCTCCTATTTTAGCGACTTGAAGAGCTTGCTCTTCGGATGTAAGTCCACAAATTTTAACTAAAGTATTAGTCTTGGGCATATCATTATCCTGTATGTAAAATTAATATTATTGCTAAATATAGCGGAGATTATTTTTGAGAAGTTGGCAAATTTTTAAAATATGGGGAATTCCCTTCAAAATTCATCCCTATTGGTTTGTTATTCTTTTTTTATTCTCATGGAGTATAAGTAATCAGATTAATTTATCTTCTGATAATATTTACAATACTAAAGAAGCTTGGATTGTAGGGTTTTTAACTTCTTTTTTCTTTTTGTCCTCAATTATTTCTCATGAAGTTTTACATACCTTTGTTTCCTTACATCAGGGTGTAAAAATAAAAAAAATTACTTTTTATTTTCTCGGAGCAATTTTACAAATAGATAAGTACTGTCAAACTGCTATAGGAAATATAAAAATCGCAATTGTTAGACCTCTATCATGTTTCGCTGCAGGATTTATCCTCCTTTTTATTAGTAATATTAATTCATCTCAAGAACTAATATTCCTTAATATAATTTTTAGAGTAGGTATATTAAATTTATTCTTAGGCTTCTTAAATTTGCTTCCAATTGGGTCTCTAGATGGAGCAAATTTATTGAAAAGTATTATTTGGCATTTCTCAGGGAGTAAAAATAAAGGAAGAAACTTTCTTAATAAAGTAAATTTATCTTTATCTTTTTTAGTACTTATATTTGGGATAATTTTTTTATTTAGATTTAATTTTTACTATGGTTGTATTCTTTCTTTTTTAGGATTGTTTGGAGTTAATTCATCAAAATCAGAAAATCAATTTTTTAAAATTGAAAACATACTTAAATTCAGTAAAGTTTCTGAGCTTAAACTAAAGCCTTTGAGGAAAATTGAATTCGATTCTAATTTCTCAGAATTAAATACATTAATAAAAAATAAAAAAGATGCATCAGATAAATATTTTTTTGTTACGAATAATGGCAGATGGACTGGTTTTATTGATGAGAATATTTTAAAAACTGTCTCCATAAAAAAATGGGAACGACATTTTGTTGGAGATTTTAAGAAACCAATAGATAGTTTTGAAAGTGTGTATAGTAACGATAAGTTATGGAAAACTATAGAAAAACTTGAAGAAACGAGTGAGGGTTTTATACTGGTTCTCAATGCTGCAGATATCCCTTTGGGTATCATTGATAGATTAAAAATTGGAAACTTTATATTTAATAAATTAGGATTTAATTTACCTTCAGAGATAGCCAACAAATTACACTATAAAAACCAGTATCCCTTAGGCATTGAATTGCCAAGAATAATTAATTTAATGAAGCAGAAAGGAGATCTTTAAGAATCAGTTTAATGAAGATTTTTTATATTTTTATTATCTATGGCAATATTTTTGAACTTTATATTTGATTTATTATGTAGGAATGAATTTCTTAAATGTTGAACTATTGAGTCATTTGTAAGGCCTAGATTTATTTTTGGTGGAGCTTCTTCTCTAAATAATTTGAACCATAAATCTTTTGAGGGATTTGTTTGAATCTCTCCATGTTGAAGGAAGGCACCTTTTTTACGATATTGGGCACTTCCTATTCGCTTAAACCCATCCTGATCAACTAAATCAGAAATTAATGTAGTCCCAAAACAATTAGATGTTATAGGTGATTTTCGTAAATTACCATATTGTAAGCTTAAGCCTAATTCTCGAAAACTTT contains:
- a CDS encoding site-2 protease family protein, translating into MRSWQIFKIWGIPFKIHPYWFVILFLFSWSISNQINLSSDNIYNTKEAWIVGFLTSFFFLSSIISHEVLHTFVSLHQGVKIKKITFYFLGAILQIDKYCQTAIGNIKIAIVRPLSCFAAGFILLFISNINSSQELIFLNIIFRVGILNLFLGFLNLLPIGSLDGANLLKSIIWHFSGSKNKGRNFLNKVNLSLSFLVLIFGIIFLFRFNFYYGCILSFLGLFGVNSSKSENQFFKIENILKFSKVSELKLKPLRKIEFDSNFSELNTLIKNKKDASDKYFFVTNNGRWTGFIDENILKTVSIKKWERHFVGDFKKPIDSFESVYSNDKLWKTIEKLEETSEGFILVLNAADIPLGIIDRLKIGNFIFNKLGFNLPSEIANKLHYKNQYPLGIELPRIINLMKQKGDL
- a CDS encoding phosphoribosylanthranilate isomerase: MPKTNTLVKICGLTSEEQALQVAKIGAHAIGIISVKESPRYIPAIKKKKIFQALESSYPNIERVSVVQNCPIETIIKNFLGNPSETIIQLHGDEDIDYCKKIKREIPNIGLWKAFRIKTEKDLDKIKPFEDFVDAILLDSWNKETYGGSGKKIKPIYLKNLNFSKPWWLAGGISIEWINEILTDIKPDGLDISSSIEISPGLKDIKKTKALIKFLKKN